ACGTTCGCTTGGACTCCATTGACATTTCTTTTTCTTACCAAAGGAGTAAAAGAGAAGAAAATTCAATCGTTTATACTAGCAGGTTGTTTTTTCGGATTGCAGTTTCTTGGTGTTGAAGTTCAGGTAGCATTTTATTTAGGAATATGTCTATTCATTTATCTAATCTATCTGTTAGTTAGCGAATTTAAACAAAGTAAACAAATTAAACCTTTACTGAAATCAGGTGCTGGGTTCGTGATTATGGCTGTAGTAACCGCTATATTCGCTGCGCAGGTTATTTTCCATTTTTTTGGATTTCTACAGTCTGCCGATGTTGCGTGGAAGAAAAAAAATCAGGAAAATCAAGCTGCTGTAACCGCAACGGTTGAACCTAAATCGGAAGATGAAACGCAGAGCGGATATGAGTTCAATATTTCCTGGTCGTTTCCACCTGAAGAGACCTTAACTTTTATTATGCGGCGACCATTTGGGGATTATAGCGGCGCTGGCGGAGATAAAGAATATTGGGGTCGGTTAGGTAGTAAACAGATGACCTTGAAACTTACTGACGATTATCTTGGAATAATCCCGGTAATTTTTGCGTTTCTAGCACTATGGTTCGTCCGGAAACAAGGTATATGGTTTTGGGTTATCCTCGGGCTAATAGCGTTGATTTTTTCATTTGGTGGTTTTACGCCTATTTATAAATATGTTCTACTAATTCCCGGAATGAATAAATTTCGTGATCCGAACAAGTGGATTTTCATTGTAACGTTCTGTTTTGCTACTGTGACCGGATATGGAATGCATTGGTATGCGAATTATATCAGTCAACCCAAAGCGAAAAATCAGTTACCGGATAAAAAAGTTAGCTATTTTACCACAACGATTATTATTCTGTGTATTGTGTGCGTGCTAGTCATGCTTATAGGAATTTTCTTTAAGGAAGCAATTGTGTCAAACATTACCGCAAAACTTGCAGCACACGGTTCATCGCTCGATTATGCTACCGTATTAACTCGAGCAGAAAATGTAATTTCAAGTTGGACTAGAATGACTGTTTTGTTAATTATTGGGGTAGGTTTAGTTATCGCTGGGTTTCAGTTTCAATTGAAAGATAAAAAAGAATATCCACGATATTTATTGATAGCGATTATTACCATTACTGCATGCGATTTAGGATTCAGCGCATCTCGGTTCATTCAATACATTGATACGGAACAACAATATCAGCTCGACCCGATTACTGCTTTTTTGAAAAGTGATAACTCATATTATCGGGTTAAACTATATTCTCGGCATCCGTTCCTAGAGAATCTCTCCAATTTCAAATTTAAATATTATGAAATTCCAGCGTGGGATATTGCAGCTTCACGACTACCGACATTGTATAATAATTTCTTACTGCACATTGCCGATAAAAATTTCGGAACATTTTTAGATGTTGGGAATGTCAAATATATGCTCGGTGCACAACCATTATCTCATCCAGCATTTCGCCAGGTATATACGGTCGGGAATTTCTACGTAT
This genomic interval from bacterium contains the following:
- a CDS encoding YfhO family protein, translating into MDKEKWGKKKIADRQSRKQEIPDRVNSILPYKTDLWLLLIMLIIVIVLFHGIFSFDQTIVSSDFGVWSAKYFANQIRQFTWQKWLPYNHAGGDFSGQPIYPTHLLLFFMPPSFWLGFNYALHVFLLGVFMYCWMRYLKLSRTASFFAAISMMLTNHVVTLVYPGHMGKFDTFAWTPLTFLFLTKGVKEKKIQSFILAGCFFGLQFLGVEVQVAFYLGICLFIYLIYLLVSEFKQSKQIKPLLKSGAGFVIMAVVTAIFAAQVIFHFFGFLQSADVAWKKKNQENQAAVTATVEPKSEDETQSGYEFNISWSFPPEETLTFIMRRPFGDYSGAGGDKEYWGRLGSKQMTLKLTDDYLGIIPVIFAFLALWFVRKQGIWFWVILGLIALIFSFGGFTPIYKYVLLIPGMNKFRDPNKWIFIVTFCFATVTGYGMHWYANYISQPKAKNQLPDKKVSYFTTTIIILCIVCVLVMLIGIFFKEAIVSNITAKLAAHGSSLDYATVLTRAENVISSWTRMTVLLIIGVGLVIAGFQFQLKDKKEYPRYLLIAIITITACDLGFSASRFIQYIDTEQQYQLDPITAFLKSDNSYYRVKLYSRHPFLENLSNFKFKYYEIPAWDIAASRLPTLYNNFLLHIADKNFGTFLDVGNVKYMLGAQPLSHPAFRQVYTVGNFYVYEYLGFVPRVFTISSYELIPDENKVIERMQSPTFNVRNGVILESDPGFSSSTISDYNPNGAQIVEYTPNRVTVKCEVKTPSLLVFHDYYTPDWKAYLNGKPVKILKTNYLMRSVAVPAGSNTVVFKYEPNMIGLYISGLCLILFAGYLGYLGWNWWQYQKVKSI